A portion of the Bacteroides faecium genome contains these proteins:
- a CDS encoding SAM-dependent methyltransferase, with protein METALYLLPVTLGDTSVEKVLPSYNKEIISGIRYFIVEDVRSARRFLKKVDREIDIDALTFYPLNKHTSPEDISGYLKPLVNGASMGVISEAGCPAVADPGADVVAIAQRKKLKVVPLVGPSSIILSVMGSGFNGQSFAFHGYLPIEPGERGKKLKALEQRVYAENQTQLFIETPYRNHKMVEDILQSCRPQTKLCIAANITCEGEYIQTRTVKDWKGHVPDLSKIPCIFLLYK; from the coding sequence GTGGAAACTGCCCTTTATTTGTTGCCCGTGACTTTGGGTGATACGTCTGTTGAAAAGGTATTGCCTTCTTATAATAAGGAGATTATCTCCGGTATCCGTTATTTTATTGTCGAAGATGTCCGTTCAGCCCGCCGCTTCCTGAAGAAGGTGGACAGGGAGATTGATATTGATGCGCTGACGTTCTATCCGTTGAACAAGCATACTTCGCCCGAAGATATTTCCGGTTATCTGAAACCTTTGGTGAATGGTGCTTCTATGGGAGTTATATCCGAAGCGGGTTGTCCGGCTGTTGCCGATCCGGGTGCGGATGTAGTGGCTATTGCGCAGCGCAAAAAGCTGAAGGTGGTTCCGTTGGTCGGACCCTCTTCTATTATTCTTTCCGTGATGGGCTCGGGCTTTAATGGTCAGAGTTTCGCGTTTCACGGTTATCTGCCGATTGAACCGGGAGAACGTGGTAAGAAGTTAAAGGCATTGGAACAGCGTGTGTATGCCGAGAATCAGACGCAACTCTTTATAGAGACACCTTACCGGAATCATAAAATGGTGGAAGATATCCTACAGAGCTGTCGTCCGCAGACAAAGCTGTGTATTGCTGCCAATATCACTTGCGAAGGAGAATATATACAGACGCGTACGGTGAAAGACTGGAAAGGACACGTGCCCGATTTGTCTAAGATTCCTTGTATTTTTCTCTTATACAAATAA
- a CDS encoding DUF4861 domain-containing protein, with the protein MKKNLFIFAFLLGSFSLPTWAQKQEKTITVEVHNNWNQAKTDAPVVINLHELHAGFKIKSAVVMEGTNEIPCQLDDLNRDKKMDELAFVTNLPARGKKTFQVTLSSEKSTKTYPERVYADMFIADFRKGKHQRVQAITVPGTSNIYSMVRPHGPVLESELVGYRLYFNEKQTPDIYGKFNKGLEIKESQFYPTDAQLAKGFGDDVLRVFDSCGPGALKGWDGQKATHITPVETRTERIISYGPVRAIAEIEVTGWQYQGAELDMMTRYTLYAGHRDLHIETFFDEPLDKEIFCTGVQDIVGASKSFSDHKGLVGSWGTDWPVNDTVKYAKETVGLGTCIPQRYVKSEEKDKANFLYTITAPGNNYFQYHTTFTSMKETFGYKTPEAWFAYLREWKEELAHPVTVKVKDNHAAK; encoded by the coding sequence ATGAAGAAGAATCTTTTTATATTTGCTTTCCTTTTAGGAAGTTTTAGCCTGCCGACTTGGGCTCAGAAACAGGAGAAGACCATTACAGTAGAGGTACACAACAATTGGAACCAGGCAAAAACGGATGCTCCGGTTGTCATCAATCTACACGAACTGCACGCAGGTTTCAAAATCAAGTCTGCCGTTGTCATGGAAGGGACGAATGAGATACCATGTCAATTGGACGACTTGAACAGGGACAAAAAGATGGATGAACTCGCCTTCGTAACCAATCTTCCCGCCCGTGGCAAAAAGACTTTCCAAGTGACGCTTTCTTCGGAAAAGAGTACAAAGACTTATCCTGAACGGGTATATGCCGATATGTTCATTGCTGATTTCCGAAAAGGAAAACATCAACGTGTACAGGCAATTACCGTTCCCGGAACCAGTAATATATACAGCATGGTACGTCCTCACGGTCCGGTTTTGGAATCGGAACTGGTAGGTTATCGTCTCTACTTCAATGAGAAACAGACACCTGATATTTACGGTAAATTCAATAAAGGGTTGGAAATCAAAGAATCGCAGTTCTATCCTACGGATGCACAGTTAGCCAAAGGATTTGGTGACGATGTGCTTCGTGTGTTCGACAGTTGCGGCCCGGGTGCGTTGAAAGGTTGGGACGGACAGAAAGCAACCCATATCACCCCGGTAGAAACCCGTACGGAACGTATCATCTCTTACGGGCCGGTGCGTGCGATTGCTGAAATTGAAGTAACCGGATGGCAGTATCAGGGTGCAGAACTCGATATGATGACGCGTTACACGCTTTATGCCGGACATCGTGACCTTCACATCGAAACATTCTTCGACGAGCCGCTCGATAAAGAGATTTTCTGCACAGGGGTACAGGATATTGTAGGTGCTTCCAAATCATTCTCCGACCATAAAGGCTTGGTAGGAAGCTGGGGTACGGACTGGCCTGTAAACGACACGGTGAAGTACGCAAAAGAAACCGTAGGGTTGGGAACTTGTATCCCTCAGCGTTATGTGAAATCTGAGGAAAAAGACAAGGCAAACTTCCTCTATACAATCACCGCTCCGGGAAACAATTACTTCCAATATCATACGACTTTCACTTCCATGAAGGAAACCTTCGGATATAAGACACCGGAAGCATGGTTCGCATATCTTCGCGAATGGAAAGAAGAACTGGCTCATCCTGTGACAGTGAAAGTAAAAGACAACCACGCTGCCAAATAA
- a CDS encoding S9 family peptidase — translation MRKVSLVLLFCFICLTGMAQGQKALDLKDITSGRFRPENIQGVIPTPDGEHYTQINAEGTQIIKYSFKTGEKVEVIFDVNTARECNFKNFDSYQFSPDGQKLLIATKTNPIYRHSYTAVHYIYPLKRNDKGVTTNNIIERLSDGGPQQVPVFSPDGTMIAFVRDNNIFLVKLLYGNSESQVTEDGKQNSIINGIPDWVYEEEFSFNRALEFSADNTQIAFIRFDESAVPSYSFPVFAGEAPRIDALKDYPGEYTYKYPKAGYPNSKVEVRTYDIKSRVTRTMKLPLDADGYIPRIRFTKDANKLAIMTLNRHQDRFDLYFADPRSTLCKLVLRDESPYYIKENTFDNIEFYPEYFSLLSERDGYSHLYWYSMGGNLIKKVTNGKFEVKDFLGYDEEDGSFYYTSNEESPLRKAVYKTDKKGKKIKLSQQVGTNTPLFSKSMKYYMNKFTNLNNPMVVTLNDNSGKTLKTLITNDKLKETLSGYAVPQKEFFTFQTTDGVTLNGWMMKPVDFSASKKYPVLMYQYSGPGSQQVLDNWGISWETYMASRGFIVVCVDGRGTGGRGEAFEKCTYLKIGVKEAKDQVETALYLGKQPYVDKDRIGIWGWSYGGYMTLMSMSEGTPVFKAGVAVAAPTDWRFYDTVYTERFMRTPKENAEGYKASSAFTRADKLHGNLLLVHGMADDNVHFQNCTEYAEHLVQLGKQFDMQVYTNRNHGIYGGNTRQHLYTRLTNFFLNNL, via the coding sequence ATGAGAAAAGTTAGTTTAGTTCTGCTCTTCTGCTTTATCTGCCTGACCGGAATGGCACAGGGTCAAAAGGCACTTGATTTAAAAGATATCACCTCCGGACGTTTCCGTCCGGAAAACATTCAGGGAGTCATCCCTACACCCGACGGTGAGCACTACACGCAGATAAACGCCGAAGGCACGCAAATCATCAAATATTCTTTCAAGACAGGCGAAAAGGTAGAAGTTATCTTCGATGTAAACACTGCACGAGAATGTAACTTCAAGAACTTCGACAGTTATCAGTTCTCACCCGACGGACAAAAATTACTGATTGCTACCAAGACAAATCCGATTTACCGGCATTCATATACAGCTGTACATTATATATACCCTTTGAAACGAAATGATAAGGGCGTTACGACAAACAACATTATTGAACGGCTGTCTGACGGCGGACCTCAACAGGTCCCCGTCTTTTCACCGGACGGCACAATGATTGCTTTTGTCCGTGACAATAACATCTTCCTTGTCAAGCTGCTCTATGGCAACAGTGAAAGCCAGGTGACTGAAGATGGCAAACAAAACTCTATCATCAATGGTATCCCCGACTGGGTGTACGAAGAAGAGTTCAGCTTCAACCGTGCTTTGGAATTCAGCGCTGACAATACGCAGATTGCCTTTATCCGTTTCGATGAATCGGCAGTCCCTTCCTACTCTTTCCCGGTATTTGCCGGAGAAGCTCCCCGCATAGACGCTCTCAAGGATTATCCGGGAGAATATACGTATAAGTATCCGAAGGCCGGCTACCCGAACTCAAAAGTAGAAGTACGCACGTATGATATCAAATCACGCGTTACCCGCACCATGAAACTTCCGCTGGATGCAGATGGATATATCCCCCGCATCCGCTTTACCAAAGATGCCAACAAACTGGCAATCATGACGCTGAACCGTCATCAAGACCGTTTCGACCTTTACTTTGCCGACCCTCGTTCCACGCTTTGCAAACTGGTATTGCGTGACGAATCTCCTTATTATATTAAAGAGAACACCTTCGATAACATCGAATTCTACCCCGAATACTTCAGCCTGCTCAGTGAGCGCGATGGTTATAGCCACCTTTACTGGTATAGCATGGGGGGCAATCTTATCAAAAAGGTGACGAACGGAAAGTTTGAAGTAAAAGACTTCCTGGGATATGACGAGGAAGATGGTTCTTTCTACTACACCAGCAATGAAGAAAGCCCGCTTCGCAAAGCTGTCTACAAGACAGACAAGAAAGGCAAAAAGATAAAACTGTCTCAACAAGTGGGAACGAACACCCCGCTTTTCAGCAAATCAATGAAGTATTATATGAACAAGTTCACCAACCTGAATAATCCGATGGTGGTAACATTGAACGATAACTCGGGCAAAACGCTCAAGACATTGATTACAAATGACAAGCTGAAAGAGACTTTATCAGGATATGCAGTACCGCAGAAAGAATTCTTCACCTTCCAGACTACGGATGGTGTAACCTTGAACGGTTGGATGATGAAACCCGTAGATTTCTCCGCATCGAAGAAATATCCGGTACTGATGTATCAATACAGTGGTCCCGGTTCACAGCAAGTATTGGACAACTGGGGCATTAGCTGGGAAACCTATATGGCAAGCCGCGGATTCATTGTTGTATGCGTGGATGGTCGCGGAACAGGTGGTCGTGGAGAAGCCTTTGAAAAATGCACATATCTGAAAATTGGCGTGAAAGAAGCCAAAGACCAGGTAGAAACCGCTCTTTACCTCGGCAAACAACCTTATGTAGACAAAGACCGCATCGGTATTTGGGGATGGAGCTACGGCGGATACATGACTCTTATGAGCATGAGTGAAGGAACTCCCGTATTCAAAGCAGGAGTAGCCGTTGCCGCACCGACCGACTGGCGTTTCTATGATACGGTTTATACCGAACGTTTCATGCGCACTCCGAAAGAAAACGCGGAAGGCTACAAAGCATCCTCCGCTTTCACCCGTGCCGACAAACTGCATGGTAACTTGTTGCTCGTACACGGTATGGCAGATGATAATGTACACTTCCAGAACTGTACCGAGTATGCCGAACACCTGGTTCAACTCGGAAAACAATTCGATATGCAAGTATATACCAACCGCAATCATGGAATATACGGTGGCAATACCCGCCAACACCTGTACACACGGTTGACTAACTTCTTCTTGAATAATTTGTAA
- a CDS encoding enoyl-ACP reductase FabI encodes MSYNLLKGKRGIIFGALNDQSIAWKVAERAVEEGATITLSNTPMAIRMGEVDALAEKLNCQIVPADATSVEDLMNVFKTSMDILGGQIDFVLHSIGMSPNVRKKRTYDDLDYGMLDKTLDISAVSFHKMIQSAKKLNAIADYGSIVALSYVAAQRTFYGYNDMADAKALLESIARSFGYIYGRERSVRVNTISQSPTFTTAGSGVKGMDKLFDFSNRMSPLGNATADECADYCIVMFSDLTRKVTMQNLFHDGGFSSVGMSLRAMATYEKGLDEYMDENGNIIYG; translated from the coding sequence ATGAGTTACAACTTGTTGAAAGGAAAAAGAGGTATTATCTTCGGTGCGTTGAATGACCAGTCCATTGCTTGGAAAGTGGCTGAACGTGCTGTAGAAGAAGGTGCGACTATTACATTATCAAATACTCCGATGGCTATCCGTATGGGTGAAGTCGATGCTTTGGCCGAAAAACTGAATTGCCAGATTGTTCCGGCAGACGCTACCAGCGTAGAGGACCTGATGAATGTATTCAAAACCTCAATGGATATACTGGGTGGACAAATAGACTTTGTGCTCCATTCTATCGGTATGTCTCCCAACGTGCGCAAGAAACGTACTTACGATGACCTTGACTATGGAATGTTGGATAAGACATTAGATATTTCGGCTGTTTCATTCCACAAAATGATTCAGTCTGCCAAGAAACTGAATGCTATTGCAGATTACGGTTCAATCGTTGCATTGAGCTATGTCGCTGCTCAACGTACTTTCTACGGCTACAATGATATGGCGGATGCGAAGGCATTGCTGGAATCTATTGCACGTAGCTTCGGTTATATCTACGGACGCGAACGTAGCGTACGTGTGAACACTATTTCACAATCACCTACATTTACAACAGCCGGTTCGGGTGTGAAGGGTATGGACAAACTGTTCGACTTCTCCAACCGTATGTCTCCGCTTGGAAACGCGACTGCCGACGAATGTGCCGATTATTGCATCGTGATGTTCTCCGACCTCACCCGCAAGGTGACCATGCAGAACCTCTTCCACGACGGCGGATTCTCCAGCGTAGGTATGAGTCTTCGTGCGATGGCTACTTACGAGAAAGGACTCGATGAGTACATGGACGAAAATGGTAACATCATTTACGGTTAA
- the lipA gene encoding lipoyl synthase, translated as MADRVRKPEWLKINIGANERYTETKRIVDSHCLHTICSSGRCPNMGECWGKGTATFMIGGDICTRSCKFCNTQTGRPHPLDINEPAHVAESIALMKLDHAVITSVDRDDLPDLGAEHWARTIREIKRLNPQTTIEVLIPDFQGRMELVDLVIEACPDIISHNMETVRRISPLVRSAANYDTSLQVIGRISAKGVKSKSGIMVGLGETPEEVKMLMDDLLAVGCQILTIGQYLQPSHRHYPVAEYVTPQQFAKYKTIGLEKGFNIVESAPLVRSSYHAEKHTR; from the coding sequence ATGGCGGATAGAGTACGTAAGCCCGAATGGCTGAAAATCAATATCGGTGCCAACGAACGATACACCGAAACAAAACGAATCGTCGACTCCCATTGCCTGCATACCATATGCAGCAGTGGGCGTTGCCCTAATATGGGGGAATGTTGGGGAAAAGGCACTGCCACCTTTATGATTGGCGGTGACATCTGTACCCGCAGTTGCAAGTTCTGCAACACGCAGACCGGACGCCCTCATCCACTGGATATCAATGAACCTGCCCATGTAGCGGAATCCATTGCATTGATGAAGCTGGACCATGCCGTTATCACTTCCGTAGACCGGGACGACCTTCCCGATTTGGGAGCGGAACATTGGGCACGCACCATCCGCGAAATCAAACGCCTGAACCCTCAGACTACCATCGAAGTACTGATACCCGATTTTCAGGGCAGGATGGAATTGGTAGACCTCGTGATAGAAGCCTGCCCCGACATCATCTCACATAATATGGAAACCGTCCGCCGCATCAGTCCGCTGGTACGTAGCGCGGCCAACTATGATACGAGCCTGCAAGTGATCGGACGTATCTCCGCCAAAGGAGTCAAATCCAAAAGCGGTATCATGGTCGGGCTGGGAGAAACTCCCGAAGAAGTAAAAATGTTGATGGACGATCTATTAGCAGTCGGCTGCCAAATTCTTACTATAGGACAATACCTGCAACCCAGTCACCGTCATTATCCCGTAGCGGAATATGTGACTCCACAACAATTCGCAAAATACAAGACCATCGGTTTAGAAAAAGGATTTAACATCGTAGAGAGCGCCCCCCTTGTTCGTTCATCCTACCATGCAGAGAAACATACCCGTTAG
- a CDS encoding Arc family DNA-binding protein, producing MAKKESSIKSFVLRVDTETMEAIEKWAADEFRSTNGQLQWIIAEALRKSGRLKKKSSKAGHRPVKSDEGEVDD from the coding sequence GTGGCTAAAAAAGAATCTTCAATAAAGAGTTTTGTTCTGCGGGTGGATACTGAAACAATGGAAGCCATTGAAAAATGGGCGGCTGATGAGTTTCGGAGTACAAACGGGCAGCTTCAATGGATTATTGCCGAAGCTTTGAGAAAAAGCGGACGGTTGAAAAAGAAATCGTCTAAAGCGGGGCATAGGCCAGTGAAATCTGACGAAGGAGAAGTGGATGATTAG
- a CDS encoding gliding motility lipoprotein GldB, which yields MKLQISLLIIVISMLFTSCGLSTGNGTEQKEEEISVLRYDKLLGEYVRSNSFSAMQKLTMDYRMPTKILIEDVLAIGTVKDDTISQRLQKFYSDTTLVRLMGDVEAKFPNLDEVEKGLTKGFKKLKKEVPDTKVPFIYSQVSAFNESIILVDSLLGISLDKYMGEDYPLYKRFYYDYQCRSMRPERIVPDCFAFYLLSRYGMNYHEGTCLVDLMMHSGKINYVVQSLLGYNNIGEAMGYSKEENAWCKENEQAIWDYICSNDHLNARDPMVFRYYMKPAPAVEMLGSQAPALIGTWVGARIVASYMKKHKDMKLKDLLEFTDYHTMLSESNYLAS from the coding sequence ATGAAACTACAGATTTCTCTTCTTATAATAGTAATAAGTATGCTTTTCACCTCCTGTGGGTTAAGCACAGGAAACGGTACGGAGCAGAAGGAAGAGGAGATTTCTGTTCTAAGATACGATAAGCTGTTGGGCGAATATGTTCGCTCCAACAGCTTTTCTGCTATGCAGAAGTTGACGATGGATTATCGTATGCCGACAAAGATTCTGATTGAAGATGTGTTGGCCATCGGTACGGTGAAGGATGATACTATCTCCCAACGGCTGCAAAAATTCTATTCGGATACGACACTGGTTCGTCTGATGGGGGACGTGGAAGCTAAATTCCCTAATTTGGATGAAGTGGAAAAGGGACTGACCAAGGGGTTCAAGAAACTGAAGAAGGAAGTTCCCGATACGAAAGTGCCGTTTATCTATTCGCAGGTATCTGCGTTCAACGAATCTATTATCCTGGTTGATTCCTTGCTCGGTATCAGCCTTGATAAATATATGGGAGAGGATTATCCTCTTTACAAGCGTTTTTATTACGATTACCAATGCCGCTCCATGCGTCCTGAGCGAATTGTGCCGGATTGTTTCGCTTTTTATCTTTTGAGCCGTTATGGTATGAATTACCATGAAGGGACTTGTCTTGTCGACCTGATGATGCACTCCGGAAAAATCAATTATGTGGTGCAGAGCTTATTAGGATATAATAATATAGGTGAAGCGATGGGGTATTCGAAAGAAGAGAATGCCTGGTGCAAGGAAAATGAACAGGCGATTTGGGATTATATCTGCTCAAATGACCATTTGAACGCACGCGACCCGATGGTGTTTCGTTATTATATGAAACCTGCTCCGGCTGTTGAAATGTTAGGTAGCCAGGCTCCTGCATTGATAGGTACGTGGGTAGGCGCGAGAATCGTCGCTTCATATATGAAAAAGCATAAAGACATGAAGCTGAAAGACCTTCTGGAATTTACGGACTATCATACAATGCTGAGTGAATCCAACTATTTGGCTTCCTGA
- a CDS encoding glycoside hydrolase family 28 protein: protein MNTLTKRLLWMTVCCLPFVAGCQSGEKAVSESTIDDAIYQNLPFEMPKVQQPAFPAYEVSIADFGAKGDGLFLNTKAINDAIKDVNQHGGGKVIIPEGIWLTGPIELLSNVNLYTEQNSLVLFTGDFEAYPIIATSFEGLETRRCQSPISARDAENIAITGYGTFDGNGDAWRPVKKGKLTASQWKKLVNSGGVLDEKQEIWYPTAGSLKGAMACKDFNVPEGINTDEEWAEIRPWLRPVLLSIVKSKKVLLEGVTFKNSPSWCLHPLSCEDFTVNNIMVINPWYSQNGDAIDLESCKNALIINSVFDAGDDAICIKSGKDEDGRRRGEPCQNVIVKNNTVLHGHGGFVVGSEMSGGVKNIYVEDCTFMGTDVGLRFKSTRGRGGVVENIYINNINMINIPNEPLLFDLFYGGKGAGEESEEDLLNRMKTAIPPVTEETPAFRNIHISNIVCRGSGRAMFFNGLPEMPISNITVKNVVMTEATDGVVISQVDGVTLENIHVESSKGNNILNVKNAKNLTVDGKVYEELGAKGEILSLK, encoded by the coding sequence ATGAACACATTGACAAAAAGACTCCTCTGGATGACCGTATGTTGTTTGCCGTTCGTCGCAGGATGCCAATCCGGCGAAAAGGCAGTAAGCGAAAGCACAATAGACGATGCCATTTATCAGAACTTACCTTTCGAAATGCCGAAAGTACAACAACCGGCTTTCCCTGCCTACGAGGTAAGCATTGCAGACTTCGGAGCCAAAGGGGACGGCTTGTTCCTGAATACGAAAGCTATCAACGATGCTATCAAGGACGTGAACCAACACGGCGGGGGGAAAGTGATTATCCCGGAAGGTATCTGGCTGACAGGCCCCATCGAACTGCTGAGTAATGTAAATCTTTATACAGAGCAGAACTCACTGGTGCTCTTCACCGGAGATTTCGAAGCATATCCTATCATCGCCACTTCTTTTGAAGGGCTCGAAACCCGTCGTTGCCAGTCACCGATTTCGGCACGCGACGCGGAGAATATCGCTATCACGGGATACGGCACATTCGACGGAAACGGTGATGCATGGCGTCCGGTGAAAAAAGGGAAACTGACAGCTTCGCAATGGAAGAAATTAGTAAATTCAGGCGGTGTTCTCGATGAGAAGCAAGAGATATGGTATCCCACAGCGGGTTCGCTGAAAGGAGCTATGGCTTGTAAAGACTTTAACGTGCCCGAAGGCATCAATACGGATGAAGAATGGGCTGAAATCCGTCCATGGCTGCGCCCGGTGCTGCTCAGTATCGTAAAAAGCAAGAAAGTATTGCTGGAAGGCGTGACTTTCAAAAACTCTCCGAGCTGGTGTCTGCACCCGTTGTCCTGCGAAGATTTCACCGTAAATAATATCATGGTTATCAATCCCTGGTATTCTCAGAATGGTGATGCCATCGACTTGGAATCTTGCAAGAACGCGCTGATTATCAACAGTGTGTTTGATGCGGGAGACGATGCCATCTGTATCAAATCGGGTAAGGACGAAGACGGTCGCCGTCGCGGCGAACCTTGCCAGAATGTGATTGTGAAGAATAATACGGTGTTGCACGGGCATGGCGGATTCGTTGTAGGCAGCGAAATGTCCGGCGGCGTGAAGAATATCTATGTGGAAGATTGTACATTCATGGGGACTGATGTAGGCTTGCGCTTCAAGAGTACCCGCGGACGTGGCGGTGTAGTGGAAAACATCTACATCAATAACATCAATATGATTAACATCCCGAACGAACCGTTATTGTTCGACCTCTTCTATGGTGGAAAAGGCGCAGGTGAAGAATCGGAAGAAGATTTGCTGAACCGTATGAAAACAGCCATCCCACCGGTAACGGAAGAGACTCCGGCGTTCCGCAATATACATATTTCAAATATTGTGTGCAGAGGTTCGGGACGTGCGATGTTCTTCAACGGTCTGCCGGAAATGCCGATTAGCAATATCACCGTTAAAAACGTTGTGATGACGGAAGCTACGGATGGAGTTGTCATCAGCCAGGTAGACGGAGTCACTTTGGAGAATATTCATGTAGAGTCTTCAAAAGGCAACAATATCCTGAATGTCAAGAATGCAAAGAACCTGACCGTAGATGGAAAGGTTTATGAAGAATTAGGAGCAAAAGGCGAGATTTTAAGTCTCAAATAA
- a CDS encoding BlaI/MecI/CopY family transcriptional regulator translates to MKGLTVKEEEIMGFFWEKGPLFVKEMLAFYGEPKPHFNTLSTIVRGLEDKGFLAHYTFGNTYQYYPVVSEEDFRKGTLRNVISKYFNNSYLSAVSSLVKEEDISLDELKRLINEVEQADKKD, encoded by the coding sequence ATGAAAGGATTAACAGTAAAAGAGGAAGAAATCATGGGCTTTTTTTGGGAAAAAGGTCCATTGTTCGTGAAGGAAATGTTGGCTTTCTATGGAGAACCGAAACCACATTTCAATACATTATCTACTATCGTGCGTGGGTTGGAAGACAAAGGTTTCCTGGCTCACTATACGTTTGGTAATACCTATCAATATTATCCTGTAGTCAGCGAAGAAGATTTTCGTAAAGGAACGCTTCGGAATGTGATTAGCAAGTATTTTAATAATTCTTATTTAAGCGCTGTCTCTTCTTTAGTCAAAGAAGAAGATATTTCTTTGGATGAGTTGAAACGGCTCATCAACGAAGTGGAACAGGCTGATAAGAAAGATTAA
- a CDS encoding SPFH domain-containing protein, with amino-acid sequence MNTKEFKYNGAVINGFLALFLNLIVLPLLVVTSFVLFKGSIILFFLLLFFIALAILMIPGYFSQEPNEARLMVFFGNYKGTFTENGFFWVNPFMNKKKLSLRARNLDVEPIKVNDKIGNPILIGLVLVWKLKDTYKAMFEIDAQTMADNKGTGQMSVTVAGRMNAFEDFVRVQSDAALRQVAGLYAYDDNEANVDELTLRSGGDEINEQLEQKLNERLAMAGMEIVEARINYLAYAPEIAAVMLRRQQASAIISAREKIVEGAVSMVSMALHKLSEEEIVELDEDKKAAMVSNLLVVLCADEAAQPVVNTGTLNH; translated from the coding sequence ATGAATACAAAAGAATTTAAGTACAATGGTGCGGTTATTAATGGCTTTCTAGCCTTGTTCCTCAATTTGATAGTGTTGCCGTTATTGGTTGTAACGAGCTTTGTGCTTTTCAAGGGAAGCATTATTCTGTTTTTCTTGTTATTGTTCTTTATAGCATTGGCTATTCTGATGATTCCGGGCTACTTTTCGCAAGAACCGAACGAAGCCCGGCTCATGGTGTTTTTCGGAAATTATAAAGGGACGTTTACTGAAAACGGATTTTTCTGGGTAAATCCTTTTATGAATAAGAAAAAACTTTCTTTACGTGCCCGTAATCTGGATGTGGAGCCCATTAAGGTGAATGATAAGATAGGTAATCCTATTTTGATTGGTCTGGTGCTTGTCTGGAAACTGAAAGATACTTATAAGGCAATGTTCGAAATTGATGCGCAGACCATGGCGGATAATAAAGGAACCGGGCAAATGAGCGTGACTGTTGCCGGGCGTATGAATGCTTTTGAAGATTTTGTCCGTGTGCAAAGTGATGCTGCGCTTCGCCAAGTGGCTGGATTGTATGCTTATGACGACAACGAGGCGAACGTGGATGAATTGACGTTGCGTAGTGGCGGTGATGAAATCAATGAACAGTTGGAACAGAAGTTGAATGAACGCTTGGCTATGGCAGGTATGGAGATAGTGGAAGCCCGTATTAATTACCTGGCTTATGCTCCGGAGATTGCAGCGGTTATGTTGCGCCGCCAGCAGGCATCAGCTATTATCAGTGCTCGTGAAAAGATTGTTGAGGGTGCTGTGTCAATGGTTAGCATGGCATTACATAAACTTTCTGAAGAAGAGATTGTTGAATTGGATGAGGACAAGAAAGCTGCCATGGTAAGTAATTTGCTTGTGGTGCTTTGTGCGGATGAAGCTGCGCAGCCGGTAGTGAATACGGGTACGCTGAATCATTGA